Proteins encoded together in one Carya illinoinensis cultivar Pawnee chromosome 3, C.illinoinensisPawnee_v1, whole genome shotgun sequence window:
- the LOC122304830 gene encoding uncharacterized protein LOC122304830 produces the protein MGTSKRRLKKLMNKYSPGIVAVAEPFLSQRHMESFKQKLQFEGCLSNEVQGGKLWILWAKGAKVERMKLWQSLSNRVRGSTPWLVLGDFNIIRNDLERRGGRPRQYATMEDFNSFIDSTGLSEMKYSGNHLSWCNRHEGASQSWSCLDRVLMSAEVLSIFLEAHLEYLGRSTSDHSPMVIRWNNSSTSYGFPPFKFHQMWVKHEAFMECVAVSWEKGMEERGMARLAKKLKRLKSTLRGWNKEVFGATTLNIRLLEDRVGKLENKMQEGFNEEDEQDYLVAKIELNTWLEREETRLRQQAKLSWLEKGEASPSFFRACNARSKMQVNEMRLPDGRWLKSSEEIHEEAVQYFSHFLAHKQVGVLPDLSNLVQTVVIEEDNERLCQLPSIQDVRDAVFSIPINSSPRPNGFGSGFFQACWHIIGNDVVEAVQEFFLGAYLPINFAASFLTLIPKVESPTNFDKFRPISLCLTFYKICSKILVSRLAPMLPRIIAPEQGAFIPGRSIFDNISLIQELVHSINKPIWGGNIILKLDIAKAYDSVDWNFLLHVMSHFGFSSQVCDLIKMCISNAHFSIVMNGVPKGFFKSGRGLRHGDPISPYLFIMVEEILSKLLKAKFEEKKIGVFVQPRGTPLISHLLYANDIVIFANGSKASARAIMRVLSTYEQWLSQNVSKGKSSITFSRHITRPRRRSIQRITRFVEGKTPFKYLGVPIIFGCMKSAYLEEIVGKIKARLEGWKNKLLANGARVLLLKHVLMSLPIYLLSTVYVPGLVMTSINRCLSNFFWGVQDGKPKKHWKSRDKLCLPVAEGGMGFRKFTDIQKSLFMKFAWKIMVEDSLWSNFFRFDKWLDEGPLCNLVPMGDPPSLQVTEFKMEKGWDVVKLHGILGAELTKKVLEVLSKSRAGADVLVWTASNDGKFSTKSAWNCVRINAPKVRWVDWVWHPCIPKNISVNMWKVFNNALSVDDKIRSIGIPIASKCDCYLNGGYENRDRVLANGDIAKEVWRLAYAQMGLGRTTGISWNRIVEECLTKASKSSQLGHLLRIIPSIVTWSLWLRCCKARAEGIKDSAITVWYNIKTWIAKVGEKLKVGKLLLSRDQKILTELNIPVKPPKRVILKLVRWTKLALGRLKLNVDGSSNGNLGSARAGGVLRDSKGELLMAFSVHLGTGTSNYAEVMSLIHGLRRIKMMGVAHIDLESDSMLVVRWLKASRCEVWYLKEYWEELMELLKEFEFQISHIYWEGNAAADFLARLGAKGMNKQWHSLDIPSNLRRILRMDKHGFPSIKP, from the exons ATGGGAACGTCTAAAAGAAGGCTAAAGAAATTGATGAATAAGTATAGTCCTGGGATTGTTGCCGTGGCAGAACCTTTCCTATCTCAAAGGCATATGGAGAGCTTTAAACAAAAATTGCAGTTTGAGGGTTGTTTGTCAAACGAAGTGCAAGGGGGAAAATTATGGATTTTATGGGCCAAGGGGGCTAAG GTGGAGCGCATGAAGCTATGGCAATCTTTATCTAATAGGGTGAGGGGATCTACTCCATGGCTTGTATTGGGAGACTTTAACATCATAAGAAATGATTTGGAACGTAGAGGTGGAAGGCCTCGACAGTATGCGACAATGGaggattttaattcttttattgattCTACTGGCTTATCTGAAATGAAGTATTCTGGAAACCATCTTTCGTGGTGCAACAGACATGAAGGAGCTTCGCAGAGTTGGTCCTGTTTAGACAGGGTCCTTATGAGTGCTGAGGTGCTGTCAATTTTTCTTGAAGCTCACCTAGAATACTTAGGAAGAAGTACTTCGGATCACTCTCCAATGGTGATTCGGTGGAATAATTCCTCAACATCGTATGGCTTTCCTCCCTTTAAATTCCATCAAatgtgggttaagcatgagGCTTTCATGGAGTGTGTGGCGGTTTCTTGGGAGAAGGGGATGGAGGAGAGGGGAATGGCTCGCttggcaaaaaaattgaaaagattgaaaagtACTTTGCGTGGGTGGAATAAGGAGGTTTTTGGGGCTACGACACTTAATATTAGACTCTTGGAAGATAGAGTGGGGaagttagaaaataaaatgcaagagGGCTTTAATGAGGAAGATGAGCAAGACTATTTGGTAGCTAAAATTGAACTGAACACTTGGCTGGAACGTGAAGAAACAAGATTGAGACAACAAGCTAAACTTTCTTGGCTGGAGAAAGGTGAAGCCAGCCCAAGTTTCTTCCGAGCTTGTAATGCTCGGTCCAAAATGCAGGTTAATGAAATGCGACTACCTGATGGAAGATGGTTAAAGTCTTCGGAAGAAATCCATGAGGAAGCAGTtcaatattttagtcattttttgGCCCATAAGCAGGTGGGGGTACTTCCAGATTTATCAAATCTGGTGCAAACAGTTGTTATAGAGGAAGATAACGAGAGGTTGTGTCAGCTCCCTTCAATCCAAGATGTGAGAGATGCAGTGTTTTCCATTCCAATTAACAGTAGCCCAAGGCCAAATGGGTTTGGGTCGGGTTTCTTTCAAGCTTGTTGGCATATTATAGGCAATGATGTGGTGGAAGCAGTACAGGAATTCTTCTTGGGGGCTTATCTTCCCATAAATTTTGCAGCATCATTTTTGACCCTCATTCCTAAGGTGGAGTCGCCAACAAACTTTGACAAGTTTAGGCCGATCAGCCTATGCTTGACCTTCTACAAAATCTGTTCGAAAATATTGGTGAGTCGACTGGCTCCAATGCTTCCACGAATTATAGCTCCAGAACAAGGAGCTTTCATCCCTGGCCGAAGCATCTTCGACAATATAAGCCTTATACAAGAGCTTGTACACAGTATCAATAAACCTATTTGGGGCGGCAATATCATACTTAAGCTGGATATAGCAAAAGCTTATGATAGTGTGGATTGGAACTTCCTCTTGCATGTCATGTCTCATTTTGGTTTTTCGAGTCAGGTGTGTGACCTGATCAAGATGTGCATTTCGAATGCTCATTTCTCCATCGTCATGAACGGGGTTCCAAAGGGTTTCTTTAAAAGTGGTCGAGGATTGAGGCATGGGGATCCAATCTCCCCATATTTGTTTATCATGGTTGAAGAAATTCTCTCCAAATTGCTCAAAGcgaaatttgaagaaaagaaaattggtgTGTTTGTGCAACCTAGAGGTACCCCTTTGATATCGCATTTGTTATATGCCAACGACATAgttatttttgctaatgggAGTAAAGCTTCAGCGAGAGCCATTATGAGGGTTTTGTCTACATATGAGCAATGGTTGAGTCAAAATGTTAGTAAAGGCAAGTCGTCTATAACCTTCTCGAGACATATCACCAGGCCCAGACGGCGATCGATCCAACGGATTACTAGGTTTGTGGAGGGCAAAACGCCTTTCAAGTACCTGGGAGTCCCAATCATTTTTGGGTGTATGAAATCAGCTTACTTAGAGGAAATTGTTGGGAAAATTAAAGCAAGGTTGGAAGGATGGAAGAATAAATTATTAGCTAATGGGGCTAGAGTGCTTCTCTTAAAGCATGTCCTAATGAGCCTCCCTATATATTTATTGTCTACTGTCTATGTACCTGGTTTAGTAATGACAAGTATCAACAGATGCCTAAGTAACTTTTTCTGGGGTGTTCAAGATGGAAAGCCAAAAAAACATTGGAAGTCACGGGATAAGTTATGCTTACCTGTAGCAGAAGGTGGAATGGGGTTTAGAAAATTTACAGATATTCAAAAGTCCCTCTTCATGAAATTTGCGTGGAAGATTATGGTGGAGGACTCGTTGTGGTCTAATTTTTTTAGA TTTGATAAGTGGCTGGATGAGGGTCCTCTATGTAACCTGGTTCCTATGGGTGATCCTCCAAGCCTACAAGTTACAGAATTTAAAATGGAAAAGGGGTGGGATGTTGTCAAGCTACACGGTATATTAGGGGCTGAGCTTACGAAAAAAGTGTTGGAAGTGTTAAGTAAAAGTAGAGCAGGGGCAGATGTGCTGGTATGGACAGCTAGTAATGATGGAAAATTCTCCACTAAAAGTGCATGGAATTGTGTTAGGATTAACGCTCCCAAGGTGAGATGGGTAGACTGGGTTTGGCATCCTTGCATCCCAAAGAATATTTCGGTTAATATGTGGAAAGTTTTTAATAATGCTTTAAGTGTGGATGATAAAATAAGATCCATTGGTATTCCAATAGCTTCAAAATGTGACTGCTATTTGAATGGTGGATATGAAAATAGAGATCGTGTGCTAGCAAACGGGGACATTGCAAAGGAGGTATGGAGACTAGCATACGCGCAGATGGGTTTGGGCAGAACTACAGGAATCTCTTGGAACCGGATAGTGGAGGAATGTCTTACTAAAGCTTCCAAGTCATCACAACTGGGGCACCTACTCAGGATCATTCCATCCATTGTGACCTGGTCCCTCTGGCTAAGATGCTGTAAGGCACGAGCAGAAGGAATAAAAGACTCAGCTATCACGGTTTggtataatattaaaacatggATAGCAAAAGTGGGAGAAAAGCTCAAAGTGGGGAAACTACTATTGAGTCGTGATCAAAAAATCCTAACGGAGTTGAACATTCCAGTTAAACCTCCGAAAAGAGTAATTCTGAAGCTGGTGCGATGGACAAAGCTGGCACTTGGTCGTTTGAAGTTAAATGTTGATGGAAGCTCAAACGGAAATCTTGGTTCTGCAAGGGCGGGTGGAGTGCTTAGAGATTCTAAGGGTGAATTGCTGATGGCATTTTCGGTTCATCTTGGTACAGGTACAAGTAATTATGCAGAAGTGATGAGCTTAATTCATGGTCTCCGGCGGATTAAAATGATGGGAGTGGCCCACATTGATCTGGAATCAGATTCCATGCTGGTGGTTAGATGGCTGAAGGCATCGAGATGTGAAGTATGGTATCTTAAAGAATACTGGGAGGAATTAATGGAGCTGTTGAAAGAATTTGAGTTtcaaatatcacatatatactGGGAAGGAAACGCAGCAGCAGATTTCTTGGCACGTCTGGGTGCGAAGGGCATGAATAAGCAATGGCATTCTCTGGATATTCCTTCCAATCTTAGAAGGATCTTACGGATGGACAAACATGGATTTCCTAGCATCAAACCATGA